From Polaribacter butkevichii, a single genomic window includes:
- a CDS encoding HAD family hydrolase — translation MKYKAVIFDLDGTLVNSIKDIADAMNVVLEKRQYPTYNYETYKTFVGSGVRSLVVKALPDANPKDKEVEACLNDMMQVYSEVCTAKTKPYEGILELLEELNAKNIKVSVLSNKEDTLTKKIAAFLLPEFLSPVLGLKVEVDKKPNPKVALETCDAMQVKPEETIFVGDTDVDILVAKNANMLPVGVSWGFRDKESLINAGSKHVLEHPSDLIKIVTS, via the coding sequence ATGAAGTATAAAGCGGTTATTTTTGACTTGGATGGTACACTTGTAAATTCTATAAAAGATATTGCAGATGCCATGAATGTTGTTCTTGAAAAACGCCAATATCCTACCTACAATTATGAAACCTATAAAACTTTTGTAGGAAGTGGGGTAAGGAGTTTGGTGGTGAAGGCGCTGCCAGATGCAAACCCTAAAGATAAAGAAGTAGAAGCGTGTCTTAATGATATGATGCAGGTGTATAGTGAAGTTTGCACTGCTAAAACAAAACCTTACGAAGGCATATTAGAATTATTAGAAGAATTAAATGCTAAAAATATTAAAGTAAGTGTACTTTCTAATAAAGAAGATACGTTAACAAAAAAAATAGCTGCGTTTTTATTACCAGAATTTTTGAGCCCTGTTTTAGGGTTGAAAGTAGAGGTTGATAAAAAACCAAATCCGAAGGTAGCTTTGGAGACCTGTGATGCAATGCAGGTAAAACCAGAAGAAACTATTTTTGTTGGCGATACAGATGTAGATATTTTAGTAGCTAAAAATGCAAATATGCTTCCTGTTGGAGTATCTTGGGGGTTTAGAGATAAAGAAAGTTTGATTAATGCGGGATCTAAGCATGTGTTAGAGCATCCTTCAGATTTAATAAAAATTGTTACTTCTTAA
- a CDS encoding ABC transporter ATP-binding protein, whose amino-acid sequence MSTIIKQETPKIITNNTRFPSNDVMLDLKNLKKVYPTPKGDYVVLEDLNLQIKKEEFVTIIGHSGCGKTTMLSMIAGLNPISGGNISVLGKHIQGPGPDRGVIFQSPSLMPWMTSLQNVLLGVNQVFPKATKAQRNDVAKYYLQKVGLEDAFHKKASELSQGMQQRVGIARAFAIKPKVLLLDEPFGMLDSLTRGELQDILIEIWNKEKITAVMITHDVDEAIFLADRVVMMTSGPKAKIGDILDINFERPRTRKSVLEHNDYYAYRKHLIDFLEH is encoded by the coding sequence ATGAGCACTATAATAAAACAAGAAACACCTAAGATTATTACGAATAACACACGTTTTCCTTCGAATGATGTAATGTTAGATTTAAAAAATCTTAAAAAAGTATACCCTACGCCAAAAGGGGATTATGTGGTTTTAGAAGATCTGAATCTTCAGATAAAAAAAGAAGAATTTGTTACCATTATTGGGCATTCTGGTTGTGGTAAAACAACAATGCTTTCTATGATTGCAGGTTTAAACCCGATTTCTGGAGGTAATATTTCTGTGTTAGGAAAACATATACAAGGACCAGGACCAGATAGAGGTGTTATTTTTCAATCGCCTAGTTTAATGCCTTGGATGACTTCTTTACAGAATGTTTTGTTGGGCGTAAATCAGGTTTTTCCTAAAGCTACAAAAGCACAAAGAAATGATGTTGCAAAATACTATTTACAAAAAGTAGGTTTAGAAGATGCTTTTCATAAAAAAGCAAGTGAATTATCTCAAGGAATGCAACAAAGAGTAGGTATTGCAAGAGCATTTGCAATAAAACCAAAAGTATTGTTGTTAGATGAACCTTTTGGAATGTTAGATTCTTTAACAAGAGGAGAATTGCAAGACATTTTAATTGAAATCTGGAACAAAGAAAAAATTACCGCTGTGATGATTACACACGATGTGGATGAAGCTATCTTTTTAGCAGACAGAGTTGTAATGATGACCAGTGGACCGAAAGCAAAAATAGGAGATATTTTAGATATCAATTTTGAAAGACCAAGAACTAGAAAATCTGTTTTAGAGCATAATGATTACTATGCATACAGAAAACATTTAATAGATTTTTTAGAACATTAA
- a CDS encoding T9SS type A sorting domain-containing protein, which translates to MKKSTLILSLVIIVITSLIYYNLLESNNSTDANFEYKEKKGRPKIMFPQPPPFDPAKLEEKELKDYANWREELKVSGNQFTDYSKKKPNREIEYFSNLPSYSYANKRINGNWAQKYLHMSSNVGPSYSEGGSDALGSVYDPVNEEVYVLSRPGHLYKIDDTKQVKWSLRNHKRNFLGNSSLNFRGLVLSGVNLPDNSFRLVNQQSNGGMEFSDDEGRTWTTANGALFQNSLNFKTHVVKTPTGRRVVAHGGNFEGNSGFDKLFISDDYGLNYRESRYKFSRSSFEVNTLKPHNDNSIYAFVRRKSDSKIFIFKLEAGESEFSIIKEPTQTFTGVDTLHGALVGGVYYFYVSSGNKNIYYSKDEGETWEHTNNTNDRNIVEMHPTKPNIVFKGFVDLFISQNFGASFAGNNHRLSPGTYVWDLEHFRIYDKEDGGSFTFSGFHFGSYYTTDPSDWSSWKSINRGSPNMLSYDAVTSEIHDKIYVANQDRGSQSFSGTPSQNGYYETAREANTDVFRVALSKNESSVWFWYWYGRIGRASTTNGGNYGTVVGKNYYGNWWATSMIPSPDNNEDAIYIPSGQNKLEKITYNGSTLIRTIHPYTFPGSAVSFNYSPVNTNRWYVGLKTGEFFYSTDGGTTFTETTYTGTMPGQTDKHTKQRQVIKGSPADESTVYYTGKGNIFLISKDGGITFTNHNIGLNVNEIMDFTVAPSGKFIFAACNFSGIWVYSTEEDKWFEMNGDDVPELTSFTDVQYIKSKDIVRFTTYGSGVFDFKIDVSSLSINDNVINETESVKAFPNPTSGSFKVPVPNASKDVLVHIYTEAGRLITNSKYKVVGGQIQLSLKNEASGIYLAKIFLEKPAFVKILKE; encoded by the coding sequence ATGAAAAAAAGTACCTTAATACTATCACTTGTTATAATCGTAATAACATCACTTATATATTATAATTTACTAGAAAGTAACAATAGTACAGATGCTAACTTTGAGTATAAAGAAAAGAAAGGGAGACCAAAAATTATGTTTCCCCAACCACCACCATTTGATCCTGCTAAATTAGAAGAAAAAGAGTTGAAAGACTACGCAAATTGGAGAGAAGAGCTAAAGGTTTCTGGCAATCAGTTTACAGATTATAGTAAGAAAAAGCCAAATAGAGAAATAGAATATTTTTCTAATTTACCAAGTTATTCTTATGCAAATAAGAGAATTAATGGAAATTGGGCGCAAAAATATTTACATATGTCATCAAATGTAGGGCCAAGTTATAGTGAAGGTGGTTCGGATGCACTTGGTTCTGTTTACGACCCTGTTAACGAAGAGGTGTATGTACTTTCTAGACCAGGTCACCTCTATAAAATTGATGATACTAAACAAGTAAAATGGTCTCTTAGAAATCATAAGCGAAATTTTTTAGGAAATAGTAGTTTAAATTTTAGAGGTTTAGTTTTAAGTGGTGTTAATTTACCAGATAATAGTTTTCGTCTTGTAAATCAACAATCAAATGGGGGTATGGAGTTTTCTGATGATGAAGGTAGAACTTGGACAACAGCCAATGGAGCCTTATTTCAAAATTCACTAAACTTTAAAACGCATGTTGTGAAAACGCCAACAGGAAGAAGGGTTGTTGCTCATGGAGGTAATTTTGAAGGCAACTCTGGTTTTGATAAACTTTTTATTTCAGATGATTACGGCTTAAATTATAGAGAATCTAGGTATAAGTTTTCTAGAAGTTCTTTTGAGGTTAATACTCTTAAACCTCATAATGACAATAGTATTTACGCTTTTGTTAGGAGAAAAAGTGATTCGAAAATATTTATTTTTAAACTGGAGGCAGGAGAGAGTGAATTTAGTATCATAAAAGAACCAACACAAACTTTTACAGGAGTAGACACCTTGCATGGAGCTTTAGTTGGTGGGGTTTATTATTTTTATGTAAGTAGTGGAAACAAGAATATATATTATTCAAAAGACGAAGGAGAAACTTGGGAACATACAAATAATACCAATGACAGAAATATAGTGGAAATGCATCCTACAAAACCAAATATTGTTTTTAAAGGATTTGTAGATTTATTTATTTCTCAAAACTTTGGAGCTAGTTTTGCAGGAAATAATCATCGTTTAAGTCCGGGAACTTATGTTTGGGATTTAGAACATTTTAGAATTTATGATAAAGAAGATGGAGGTAGTTTTACCTTTTCAGGATTTCATTTTGGTAGTTATTATACCACAGACCCATCTGATTGGAGTTCTTGGAAAAGTATTAATAGAGGAAGTCCTAATATGCTTTCTTATGATGCTGTTACCAGTGAAATTCACGATAAAATATACGTAGCAAATCAAGATAGGGGTTCACAGAGTTTTTCTGGAACACCATCTCAAAACGGATATTACGAAACTGCAAGAGAAGCGAATACAGATGTTTTTAGAGTCGCTTTATCTAAAAATGAATCTTCAGTTTGGTTTTGGTATTGGTATGGTAGAATAGGGAGAGCAAGCACAACTAATGGAGGTAATTATGGCACTGTTGTTGGTAAAAACTATTATGGAAATTGGTGGGCAACAAGCATGATTCCTTCACCAGACAATAATGAGGATGCTATTTATATTCCTTCTGGTCAAAATAAATTAGAAAAGATTACTTATAATGGTAGTACTTTAATTAGAACAATTCATCCTTATACTTTTCCAGGATCTGCTGTAAGTTTTAATTACTCTCCAGTAAATACAAATAGGTGGTATGTTGGTTTAAAAACTGGAGAATTTTTCTATTCAACAGATGGTGGTACAACTTTTACAGAAACAACTTATACTGGTACTATGCCTGGTCAAACAGATAAGCATACAAAGCAAAGACAGGTTATAAAAGGAAGTCCTGCAGATGAGTCTACAGTATATTATACAGGTAAAGGCAACATTTTTTTAATTTCTAAAGATGGTGGTATAACATTCACCAACCACAATATTGGTCTTAATGTTAATGAAATTATGGATTTTACAGTAGCTCCTTCAGGAAAATTTATATTTGCTGCTTGTAATTTTAGTGGAATCTGGGTCTATTCTACAGAAGAAGATAAATGGTTTGAAATGAATGGAGATGATGTGCCTGAATTAACAAGTTTTACAGATGTGCAGTATATTAAGTCTAAAGATATTGTAAGATTTACCACTTATGGAAGTGGTGTTTTCGATTTTAAAATAGACGTTAGCTCTTTGTCTATAAATGATAATGTTATAAACGAAACAGAATCCGTTAAAGCATTTCCAAACCCAACTTCTGGAAGTTTTAAAGTACCTGTGCCTAATGCTTCAAAAGATGTTTTAGTGCATATTTATACAGAAGCAGGTAGGTTAATTACAAATAGTAAATACAAAGTTGTAGGTGGTCAAATTCAACTTTCTCTAAAAAATGAAGCTTCAGGTATTTATTTAGCTAAAATATTTTTAGAAAAACCAGCTTTTGTTAAAATTTTAAAAGAATAA
- a CDS encoding M6 family metalloprotease domain-containing protein has protein sequence MFATSYNGDPYKFKQPDGTYVTVHLYGDAYYIRAESPDGYTLIRDESTGWISYAKLTDNKGKLISTGIYFRENQANLKNKLQKFNLKKHLDISSSARKSIVNENTKILNPSSSTMNNSVLQKSAKSAVNGTIKGLAIVVDFSDSTAPITMNSIRDFFNKSGYTGYGNNGSVKDFFSDISGGALVYENVVYGYYRAPKTFASYDAMPYAKGAQEILNQSLNWINNQGFDFNTLTIKNGRIQAINLMYTGTPAAWAKGMWYHKSTYTGFSADGVSSGDYNTSPVNNDLSLGTVCHENGHMLAGWPDTYTYDNSPNGIGAFDLMCSYGNRKNPSTPNPYFLNLAGWGTTININSANQTFTENSNSLRSYKYTNPSNSKEFYLIEPRRKTGRSTSLPDEGITIWHINENGNNQRADKQVALEHANNNINVHNAACWHNGGSTTFNDNTAPSAKWYNGSNSALKVSNVGNVGNSMSFTIGNGGTTGGGEAAISSPTPGSTLTAASINFKWNRPSGANNFDLIVGTTGAGSSNIRSSSTFNTTNLTVNGLPTNGSTVYVRLWTLNGSWSYKDYTYKATTATAGEAAISSPTPGSTLTAASINFKWNRPSGANNFDLIVGTTGAGSSNIRSSSTFNTTNLTVNGLPTNGSTIYVRLWTLNGSWSYKDYTYKATTATAGEAAISSPTPGSTLTAASINFKWNRPSGANNFDLLVGTTGAGSTNIRSSSTFNGTNKTVNGLPTNGSTIYVRLWTLNGSWSYKDYTYKATTTTISNGSANITSPSPGSRLNSSSINFSWNRPSGATYFDILVGTTGAGSTNIRSSSTFNSTNKTVSGIPTNGSIIYVRLWTLNGSWKYNDYTYNVNGAPVNLEDNLDENISIYPNPTDNKFTINLGQYKNSSVSIFSIDGRLIYKELQKGNTMEVDAISFNTGIYLVRISNNKETITKKLIIK, from the coding sequence ATGTTTGCAACCTCTTATAACGGAGATCCGTATAAATTTAAACAACCCGACGGAACCTATGTAACCGTGCATCTTTATGGTGATGCTTATTACATACGCGCTGAAAGCCCTGACGGTTACACTTTAATTAGAGATGAATCTACTGGTTGGATTAGTTATGCTAAGCTAACTGATAACAAAGGAAAATTGATTTCTACAGGTATCTATTTTAGAGAAAACCAAGCAAATCTAAAAAATAAATTACAAAAATTTAACTTAAAAAAACACTTAGATATTTCTAGTAGCGCCAGAAAATCTATAGTCAATGAAAATACAAAAATACTGAACCCTTCTTCTAGTACTATGAATAATTCAGTATTACAAAAAAGTGCAAAAAGCGCTGTTAATGGTACCATAAAAGGGCTAGCAATTGTTGTAGATTTTAGCGATTCAACAGCCCCTATAACCATGAACTCTATTAGAGATTTTTTCAATAAATCTGGCTATACTGGGTATGGAAATAATGGATCGGTTAAAGATTTTTTTTCTGATATATCTGGTGGTGCTTTAGTTTATGAAAATGTAGTTTATGGCTATTATCGTGCACCTAAAACTTTTGCAAGTTATGATGCAATGCCTTATGCCAAAGGAGCCCAAGAAATTCTTAACCAATCTCTAAATTGGATTAATAACCAAGGTTTTGATTTTAACACCTTAACTATAAAAAATGGCCGTATTCAGGCTATAAATTTAATGTATACAGGAACTCCTGCTGCATGGGCTAAAGGTATGTGGTATCACAAATCTACATATACTGGTTTTAGTGCAGATGGCGTATCAAGTGGAGATTACAATACAAGCCCTGTTAATAATGATTTATCATTAGGTACTGTTTGTCATGAAAATGGACACATGTTAGCAGGTTGGCCTGACACTTACACCTATGATAATAGCCCAAATGGTATTGGTGCTTTTGATTTAATGTGTTCTTATGGAAACAGGAAAAATCCATCAACACCTAATCCATATTTCTTAAATTTAGCAGGTTGGGGTACTACAATTAATATAAATTCTGCAAACCAAACATTTACTGAGAATTCTAATTCATTACGATCGTATAAATATACCAACCCTTCAAATTCAAAAGAGTTTTATTTAATAGAACCTAGAAGAAAAACAGGAAGAAGTACTTCTTTACCAGATGAAGGTATTACTATTTGGCACATTAATGAAAATGGGAATAATCAAAGAGCCGATAAACAAGTTGCCTTAGAGCATGCTAATAATAATATAAACGTTCACAATGCTGCGTGTTGGCACAACGGAGGCTCTACAACCTTTAATGATAACACAGCACCAAGTGCAAAATGGTATAACGGTTCCAATAGCGCTCTTAAGGTGAGTAATGTTGGAAACGTAGGTAATTCAATGAGTTTTACCATAGGAAATGGAGGAACTACAGGAGGTGGAGAAGCTGCTATTTCAAGCCCTACTCCAGGCAGTACACTAACTGCTGCTTCTATTAATTTTAAATGGAACAGACCTTCTGGTGCTAATAACTTCGACTTAATTGTGGGTACTACTGGAGCGGGATCATCAAACATTCGTTCTAGTTCTACTTTTAACACCACCAACCTAACAGTTAACGGTTTACCTACCAACGGTAGTACGGTTTATGTTAGATTGTGGACTTTAAATGGTTCTTGGTCTTATAAAGATTATACGTACAAGGCAACTACAGCAACTGCGGGAGAAGCTGCTATTTCAAGTCCTACCCCAGGAAGCACACTAACTGCTGCTTCTATTAATTTTAAATGGAACAGACCTTCTGGCGCTAATAACTTCGACTTAATTGTGGGTACTACTGGAGCGGGATCATCAAACATTCGTTCTAGCTCAACTTTTAACACCACCAACCTAACAGTTAACGGTTTACCTACCAACGGTAGTACAATTTATGTTAGATTGTGGACTTTAAATGGTTCTTGGTCTTATAAAGATTACACCTACAAGGCAACTACAGCAACTGCGGGAGAAGCTGCTATTTCAAGTCCTACCCCAGGAAGCACACTAACTGCTGCTTCTATTAATTTTAAATGGAACCGACCTTCTGGTGCTAATAACTTCGACTTATTAGTGGGTACTACTGGAGCGGGATCAACTAATATCCGTTCTAGTTCAACTTTTAATGGCACTAATAAAACAGTTAATGGTTTACCTACCAACGGTAGTACAATTTATGTTAGATTGTGGACTTTAAATGGTTCTTGGTCTTATAAAGATTACACCTACAAGGCAACTACAACAACTATATCTAATGGAAGTGCCAATATAACAAGTCCGTCGCCAGGAAGCAGACTAAATTCATCTTCTATTAACTTTAGTTGGAATAGACCCTCTGGTGCTACTTATTTTGATATTTTAGTAGGTACTACAGGAGCAGGATCAACTAATATACGTTCAAGTTCAACTTTTAACAGCACTAATAAAACAGTTAGCGGCATACCTACCAATGGCAGTATTATATATGTTAGGTTATGGACATTAAACGGATCTTGGAAATATAATGATTATACCTATAACGTAAATGGAGCACCTGTTAATTTAGAAGATAATTTAGACGAAAACATATCAATTTACCCTAATCCTACTGATAATAAATTTACTATTAATCTTGGTCAATATAAAAACTCAAGTGTTTCAATATTTAGTATAGATGGCAGATTAATTTATAAGGAATTACAAAAAGGTAACACAATGGAAGTAGATGCCATTTCTTTTAATACTGGAATATATTTAGTTCGTATATCAAACAATAAAGAAACAATAACTAAGAAATTAATAATTAAGTAA
- a CDS encoding alginate export family protein, whose protein sequence is MKKQYVILGLMLACFQFVNAQFTLDGEFRPRTEYRNGFGSLIPDAADAGFGISTRVRLNTSYMTDNYWVYVSLQDVMVWGENRQILPYDQNNSFAVFQAWAELKLGENTSTKIGRQVLSYDDQRILGGLDWAQQGRNHDAALLKYKKDNFMLDFALAFNQDYSNPTGFQSAGTAYNTTGFFSYKTMQMLYMKQKWNKLTGSLLLLNNGFQEFDAVSGEADGVSNLQTLGTHLDYKSGSFGLSANAFLQTGKRQGEVDVKGAYLVGLDATYKVAPKVSLGLGVEAISGNDGDAGETGAFFPLYGTNHKFNGFMDYFYVGNHANSIGLVDLHLSANFTLSESSSLMVKALNFSGEQALASGEKSLGTEIDLVYKKKFKGYSLALGYSQMFASDGMYELKGVTEAAAANNQNWAWAMLVIKPKFLN, encoded by the coding sequence ATGAAAAAACAATACGTAATTTTAGGGCTAATGTTAGCGTGTTTTCAGTTTGTAAATGCACAATTTACATTAGATGGAGAGTTTAGACCAAGAACAGAATATAGAAACGGATTTGGAAGTTTAATTCCGGATGCAGCAGATGCCGGTTTTGGAATTTCTACAAGAGTACGTTTAAATACCAGCTACATGACAGACAATTATTGGGTGTACGTAAGTTTACAAGATGTAATGGTGTGGGGAGAAAACAGACAAATTTTACCTTATGATCAAAATAATTCCTTTGCAGTTTTTCAGGCTTGGGCAGAATTAAAGTTAGGAGAAAATACATCAACAAAAATTGGTCGTCAAGTATTATCTTATGATGATCAAAGAATCTTAGGAGGATTAGATTGGGCACAACAAGGTAGAAACCACGATGCGGCTTTACTTAAATATAAAAAAGATAATTTTATGTTAGATTTTGCATTGGCATTTAACCAAGATTATTCGAATCCAACAGGTTTTCAATCTGCAGGTACTGCGTATAATACAACTGGTTTTTTCTCATATAAAACGATGCAAATGTTATATATGAAACAAAAGTGGAATAAATTAACGGGTAGTTTATTGTTGTTAAATAATGGATTTCAAGAATTTGATGCTGTATCAGGAGAAGCAGACGGCGTAAGTAACTTACAGACCTTAGGAACACATTTAGATTATAAATCTGGTAGTTTTGGTTTGTCTGCAAACGCTTTTTTACAGACAGGAAAACGTCAGGGAGAGGTTGATGTAAAAGGAGCGTATTTAGTTGGTTTAGATGCAACGTATAAAGTAGCTCCAAAAGTAAGTTTAGGATTAGGTGTAGAGGCTATTAGTGGTAACGATGGTGATGCAGGAGAAACCGGAGCATTTTTCCCTTTATATGGAACAAACCATAAGTTTAATGGTTTTATGGATTATTTTTATGTGGGGAATCATGCAAACTCAATTGGTTTAGTAGACCTACATTTAAGTGCAAACTTCACTTTAAGTGAATCTTCTAGCTTAATGGTTAAAGCACTTAATTTTAGTGGAGAGCAAGCATTAGCAAGTGGAGAAAAATCTTTAGGAACAGAAATAGATTTAGTGTACAAAAAGAAATTTAAAGGATATTCTTTAGCACTTGGGTATTCTCAAATGTTTGCAAGCGACGGTATGTATGAATTAAAAGGTGTAACAGAAGCAGCTGCAGCAAATAATCAAAACTGGGCGTGGGCAATGTTAGTAATTAAGCCTAAGTTTTTAAACTAG
- a CDS encoding AraC family transcriptional regulator: MDTTALREGFLGQKLISLPKSIISIAKNNPITKNFYITDLGHYPKANNHYRRRNKGSNEYILIYCTKGQGEIILDDIKHIISPNEFFIIPRKVKHEYRADESDPWTIYWFHFSGNLAIELFNRYKITDAKNYKNTPFSKEKITLFEKIFNLFDHNNLENQIEYANLLSLSFISTFIYQDSDFKVNRSDNDNVINSIKNFLLDNLDKNFTLDEVASKFNYSKSYLHTKFKSNTGYPIMVFFNLKKTQKACEYLNYTDFSIKEISYKIGFEDPLYFSRIFKNFMGKSPRNYKKSQIK; the protein is encoded by the coding sequence ATGGATACAACCGCTTTAAGAGAAGGCTTTTTGGGACAGAAATTAATTTCATTACCAAAATCTATAATTAGTATTGCAAAAAACAATCCTATTACTAAAAATTTTTACATTACCGATTTAGGTCATTATCCAAAAGCAAATAATCATTATAGACGAAGAAACAAAGGATCTAATGAATATATTTTAATTTATTGTACCAAAGGGCAAGGCGAAATTATTTTAGATGATATAAAACATATAATTTCTCCCAACGAATTTTTTATAATACCAAGAAAAGTTAAGCATGAATACAGAGCAGATGAATCTGACCCATGGACAATTTACTGGTTTCATTTTAGTGGAAATCTTGCTATCGAATTATTTAATCGATATAAAATTACTGATGCTAAAAATTATAAAAACACACCTTTTTCAAAAGAAAAAATAACATTGTTTGAAAAAATTTTTAATCTTTTTGATCATAATAATTTAGAAAATCAAATAGAGTATGCAAATTTACTAAGTTTAAGTTTTATTAGTACTTTTATTTATCAAGATTCCGATTTTAAAGTAAATAGAAGTGATAATGATAACGTTATCAATTCTATTAAAAATTTCTTGTTAGATAATTTGGATAAAAATTTTACTTTAGATGAAGTTGCAAGCAAGTTTAATTACTCAAAATCTTATTTGCACACAAAATTTAAATCAAATACTGGTTACCCAATTATGGTGTTTTTTAATCTCAAAAAAACTCAAAAAGCTTGTGAGTATCTAAATTATACAGATTTTAGTATTAAAGAAATTAGTTACAAAATTGGCTTTGAAGATCCGTTATATTTTTCTAGAATATTTAAAAATTTCATGGGTAAATCACCAAGAAATTACAAAAAAAGTCAAATAAAATAA